In Salinirussus salinus, the following proteins share a genomic window:
- a CDS encoding MogA/MoaB family molybdenum cofactor biosynthesis protein yields MTADNDGHDAGHDGGDHGEGHSHDSGHDHDHSHDHDHDHGDHGDHHHHDVETVGVAVLTVSSSRTLAEDPSGDAIESLVGDSEGTELVARDLVGDSRDAIGETVDEFVGREDVDAVVTTGGTGITPDDVTIETVAERFGKELPGFGELFRRRSESEIGTMVVGTRAMAGVVEGTVVFALPGSENAARLGTRELILPEVSHLAGLASR; encoded by the coding sequence ATGACAGCGGACAACGACGGCCACGATGCGGGGCATGATGGAGGCGACCACGGCGAGGGTCACAGTCACGACAGCGGCCACGACCACGACCACAGCCACGACCACGACCACGACCACGGCGACCACGGCGACCATCATCACCACGACGTCGAGACGGTGGGGGTCGCGGTCCTGACCGTCTCCTCCTCGCGGACGCTCGCGGAGGACCCGTCGGGTGACGCCATCGAGTCGCTGGTCGGCGACTCGGAGGGGACCGAACTGGTGGCTCGGGACCTGGTCGGCGACAGCCGCGACGCTATCGGCGAGACAGTCGACGAGTTCGTCGGGCGCGAGGACGTCGACGCCGTCGTCACGACCGGCGGCACCGGGATCACGCCCGACGACGTGACCATCGAGACCGTGGCGGAGCGCTTCGGGAAGGAGCTGCCGGGCTTTGGCGAGCTCTTCCGGCGCCGCTCCGAATCGGAGATCGGGACGATGGTCGTCGGGACCCGGGCCATGGCGGGCGTCGTCGAGGGGACGGTCGTCTTCGCCCTGCCGGGCAGCGAGAACGCCGCGCGCCTGGGTACCCGGGAGCTGATCCTCCCCGAGGTCAGTCACCTGGCGGGCCTCGCCAGCCGGTAA